The proteins below are encoded in one region of Sphingobacterium sp. R2:
- a CDS encoding FtsW/RodA/SpoVE family cell cycle protein: MLQNIMSKLKGDRWIWIIVIILSGWSLLAVYSSVGTLAYKEGKGTEMYLLKHFSIIAVGFILMYLSHKLDYRYYAGISKIMMGITIPLLLFTLLFGSKVNEASRWLTIPGIGLTFQTSDLAKLSLIVFLARMLSRKQEEIKDVKKSFLPIMGSVCGVFILIALANLSTALMLFGVSVLLLLIGRISFKQIAIVCCGGGILLMMVIFFGPRRATYISRVKSFFHTEKVDKTVSFQDDKNYQANNAKIAIATGGLFGKGPGNSVQRNVLPHPYSDFIYAIIIEEYGTVGGVILLFLYLAFMYRCIRIVTMSPKAFGTFLAAGLGFSLTIQALANMAVAVGLGPVTGVPLPLVSMGGTSILFTSVALGIILSVSRNIEELKGKEELDEKPKPKKVVIGSIPA; the protein is encoded by the coding sequence ATGCTACAGAATATAATGTCTAAATTGAAGGGTGATCGATGGATATGGATCATTGTGATTATCTTATCGGGATGGTCACTTTTGGCTGTATACAGTTCGGTGGGTACGTTGGCGTATAAAGAAGGGAAGGGAACAGAAATGTATTTGCTAAAGCACTTTTCTATCATAGCTGTTGGGTTTATTCTCATGTATCTTTCTCATAAGCTGGATTATCGGTATTACGCTGGTATATCCAAAATTATGATGGGCATTACAATCCCTTTATTGTTGTTTACGCTCTTATTTGGTAGTAAAGTTAATGAGGCCAGTCGTTGGTTGACCATACCCGGTATCGGTTTAACGTTTCAAACATCGGATTTGGCAAAATTGTCACTCATTGTCTTTCTTGCGCGGATGTTATCCCGGAAACAGGAAGAGATCAAAGATGTGAAAAAATCGTTCTTACCTATTATGGGATCGGTATGTGGTGTATTTATTTTGATCGCTCTGGCCAATTTATCCACCGCATTGATGCTGTTTGGAGTGAGTGTTTTATTGCTGTTGATCGGTCGGATTAGTTTTAAGCAAATCGCTATCGTCTGCTGTGGTGGTGGTATTCTTCTGATGATGGTTATCTTTTTTGGTCCACGTAGGGCAACCTATATCAGTCGGGTAAAATCTTTTTTTCATACTGAAAAAGTAGATAAAACGGTATCCTTCCAGGATGATAAAAATTATCAGGCAAACAATGCGAAAATTGCGATAGCAACGGGAGGGCTTTTTGGAAAAGGGCCGGGAAATAGTGTACAGCGTAACGTGTTGCCACATCCTTATTCCGATTTTATTTATGCGATCATCATTGAGGAGTATGGGACTGTAGGAGGAGTAATCTTACTATTTCTGTATTTGGCCTTTATGTATCGATGTATCCGTATTGTCACGATGAGTCCTAAAGCTTTCGGTACCTTTCTCGCTGCTGGTTTAGGATTTAGTTTGACTATCCAAGCTTTAGCGAATATGGCTGTTGCTGTAGGTTTAGGTCCGGTTACAGGAGTTCCGCTTCCGTTGGTTAGTATGGGAGGAACTTCTATTTTATTTACGAGCGTGGCGCTTGGAATAATTCTCAGCGTGAGCAGAAATATTGAAGAATTAAAAGGTAAAGAAGAGCTGGATGAAAAGCCTAAACCGAAAAAAGTGGTTATAGGATCAATTCCAGCATAA
- the murD gene encoding UDP-N-acetylmuramoyl-L-alanine--D-glutamate ligase yields MSNIATTYYPQSGSLVVLGAGESGVGTAILAKEKGFDVFVSDKGLIADHYKEQLKAEGIAFEEGNHDEERILNADLVVKSPGIPETVPLVVALKAKNIPVIAEIEFAAQYTDAKLICITGSNGKSTTTMLTYEMLKHGGLNVGLAGNIGKSFALQVAKEQFDCYVLEISSFMLDDMYHFRADVAVILNITPDHLDRYDHKMENYVDSKFRMIQNQTEKDYFIYCLDDPETIKGLERHRSKGTYLPFTQEQLVELGAYLNANKTIIINTPNNDTFTMRAEELSLQGKHNIYNSMASGLIAKVQELRNQVMKESMGSYVNIPHRLEHVACIGGINYINDSKATNVNSVWYALESFSTPIVLLLGGVDKGNDYSMLADLVKNKVRAIVCLGKDTAAIHTAFEQDVEIIVNSTSMQDAVVLASHLAQKGDTVLLSPACASFDWFKNYEDRGDKFKAAVMEL; encoded by the coding sequence ATGTCAAACATTGCAACAACATATTATCCTCAATCTGGAAGTTTGGTCGTTTTAGGCGCAGGCGAAAGTGGCGTTGGAACGGCTATTCTCGCAAAAGAAAAAGGATTTGATGTATTTGTCTCAGATAAAGGGCTTATAGCGGATCATTATAAGGAACAGTTGAAAGCTGAGGGGATAGCATTTGAAGAAGGTAATCATGATGAGGAGCGTATATTAAATGCGGATTTGGTTGTGAAGAGTCCCGGTATTCCAGAGACGGTGCCTTTGGTTGTCGCATTGAAAGCAAAGAATATACCCGTGATTGCAGAAATTGAATTTGCGGCACAATATACCGACGCAAAGTTAATCTGTATTACAGGATCAAACGGAAAGTCTACGACGACGATGTTGACTTATGAAATGCTTAAGCACGGTGGCTTAAATGTTGGATTGGCCGGTAATATTGGAAAGAGCTTTGCGCTTCAGGTAGCTAAAGAACAATTTGATTGTTATGTACTGGAAATATCGAGCTTTATGCTGGACGATATGTACCATTTTAGAGCAGATGTTGCTGTTATATTGAATATTACGCCTGATCATTTGGATCGCTATGACCATAAAATGGAAAATTATGTGGATTCAAAATTCAGGATGATTCAGAATCAAACGGAGAAGGATTATTTTATATACTGTCTAGACGATCCAGAAACAATTAAAGGATTGGAAAGACATCGTAGTAAAGGGACTTATTTGCCTTTTACGCAAGAACAACTTGTCGAGTTGGGCGCTTATTTGAATGCCAATAAGACAATAATTATCAATACACCAAATAACGATACATTCACTATGAGAGCTGAGGAATTGTCATTGCAGGGGAAGCATAATATTTATAATAGCATGGCTTCCGGGCTAATCGCGAAAGTGCAGGAATTGAGAAATCAAGTGATGAAGGAGAGCATGGGGTCGTATGTGAACATTCCACATCGGCTTGAGCATGTGGCCTGTATCGGCGGTATAAATTATATTAACGATTCAAAGGCAACGAATGTCAATTCAGTTTGGTATGCTTTGGAAAGTTTCTCTACACCAATTGTATTGCTTTTGGGCGGTGTGGATAAAGGAAATGATTACAGTATGCTTGCTGATTTGGTGAAAAACAAAGTGCGCGCTATTGTCTGTCTGGGTAAAGATACTGCTGCAATTCATACGGCATTTGAACAAGATGTGGAGATTATTGTCAATAGCACCTCCATGCAAGATGCGGTGGTGTTGGCTTCGCATTTGGCGCAAAAAGGTGATACCGTATTGTTGTCCCCGGCATGTGCCAGTTTTGATTGGTTCAAGAACTATGAAGACCGTGGCGATAAATTTAAGGCTGCTGTCATGGAATTATAA